One genomic segment of Nocardia spumae includes these proteins:
- the fabG gene encoding 3-oxoacyl-ACP reductase FabG — protein sequence MAERVAVVSGAARGIGAAIATRLAQDGLKVGVLDLDAAHCADTVRAITEAGGRALALGADVSDETSVAAAVTQLAEELGPPTVLVNNAGILRDNLLFKMSVDDWDAVMNVHLRGAFLMSRAVQKYMVDAKWGRIVNMSSSSAQGNRGQVNYSAAKAGLQGFTKTLALELGKFGVTANAIAPGFIVTDMTAATAERVGVPFEDFQKAAASQIPVQRVGRPEDIAHTASFLVSEGAGFVSGQVVYVAGGPLD from the coding sequence ATGGCTGAACGCGTTGCCGTCGTTTCCGGCGCAGCACGGGGTATCGGAGCCGCGATCGCGACCCGGCTGGCACAGGACGGGCTGAAGGTCGGCGTGCTCGATCTGGACGCGGCGCACTGCGCCGATACCGTCCGGGCGATCACCGAGGCCGGTGGCCGGGCGCTGGCGCTGGGAGCCGACGTCTCCGACGAGACCTCGGTGGCCGCCGCGGTGACCCAGCTGGCCGAGGAGCTCGGCCCGCCCACGGTACTCGTCAACAACGCCGGCATCCTGCGCGACAACCTGCTGTTCAAGATGAGTGTCGACGACTGGGACGCGGTGATGAACGTGCACCTGCGTGGCGCCTTCCTGATGAGCCGCGCGGTGCAGAAGTACATGGTGGACGCCAAGTGGGGTCGCATCGTGAACATGTCGAGCAGCTCGGCCCAGGGCAATCGGGGCCAGGTCAACTACTCCGCGGCCAAGGCCGGTCTGCAGGGTTTCACCAAAACGCTTGCGCTGGAACTCGGTAAGTTCGGCGTCACGGCCAATGCCATCGCCCCCGGTTTCATCGTCACCGATATGACCGCCGCGACGGCCGAGCGTGTGGGCGTGCCGTTCGAGGACTTCCAGAAGGCGGCCGCATCCCAGATTCCGGTACAGCGCGTCGGTCGCCCGGAGGATATCGCACATACCGCGTCCTTCCTCGTCAGTGAGGGTGCGGGCTTCGTTTCCGGCCAGGTCGTGTACGTGGCCGGCGGCCCGCTGGACTGA
- a CDS encoding DUF4190 domain-containing protein, translated as MAPKQYAEVERWPESPEDEYWPDEPGAPDDRWNPAPPPLRRRPPDARVTEPAEERWETTQSRRRVPPAEPDEDRWDSTPTRRRTGRLRVEVPPIVNPYAVIALVAALLGLFPVAIVFGLIAFSHPRGRVMAMSALLLGLAEVLILAAALVLSGVTLPHTTLRTVPAALSTETAGSHTESTRVVVPTTAAAVPPATASPTTTAAAGPVSAAKGEVCTQTQAGLLGAASDGSTLLCLHGAGGYRWTGPYQVSTAVFEGGAKCDPTLDKTARTPDGHALVCEGQGRNSIWSLWVE; from the coding sequence ATGGCCCCCAAGCAGTACGCGGAGGTCGAACGCTGGCCCGAGAGTCCGGAGGACGAGTACTGGCCCGATGAGCCGGGCGCACCGGACGATCGCTGGAATCCGGCGCCACCGCCACTGCGCCGCCGGCCACCCGACGCCCGGGTCACGGAACCTGCGGAGGAACGCTGGGAAACCACGCAGAGCCGAAGACGGGTGCCGCCGGCCGAACCCGACGAGGACCGCTGGGACAGCACTCCCACTCGGCGCCGCACCGGACGACTGCGGGTCGAGGTGCCACCCATCGTCAATCCCTATGCCGTCATCGCCCTCGTCGCGGCGCTACTCGGATTGTTCCCGGTGGCGATCGTCTTCGGGTTGATCGCCTTCAGTCATCCACGCGGCCGTGTGATGGCGATGTCGGCGCTGCTGCTGGGCCTGGCCGAGGTGCTGATTCTCGCGGCGGCACTGGTGTTGTCCGGTGTCACCTTGCCGCACACCACATTACGTACCGTACCGGCGGCGCTGAGCACCGAGACCGCGGGCTCGCATACGGAGAGTACCCGGGTCGTGGTGCCGACCACCGCCGCGGCTGTGCCGCCGGCCACCGCGTCCCCCACCACGACCGCGGCGGCCGGCCCGGTCTCGGCGGCCAAGGGCGAGGTGTGTACCCAGACGCAGGCCGGACTGCTCGGCGCCGCCTCGGACGGCAGCACGCTGCTGTGCCTTCACGGCGCCGGCGGCTACCGATGGACCGGGCCCTATCAAGTGTCGACGGCGGTCTTCGAGGGCGGCGCCAAATGCGATCCCACCCTGGACAAGACCGCCCGGACCCCGGACGGCCACGCGCTGGTCTGCGAAGGGCAGGGACGCAACAGCATCTGGTCGCTCTGGGTCGAATAG